The following are from one region of the Halodesulfurarchaeum sp. HSR-GB genome:
- a CDS encoding 4Fe-4S ferredoxin N-terminal domain-containing protein encodes MSGPPNLEDAPLLPDGTDWEDRIKAILDGDDQEPEVVALGQEMARDALRVSKGELSDDAFNAKYRTKVRQVFGSDAAEFGPNESDGT; translated from the coding sequence GTGAGCGGTCCACCAAATCTCGAGGACGCCCCGCTCCTCCCGGACGGAACGGACTGGGAGGACCGCATCAAAGCAATTCTGGACGGGGACGACCAGGAACCGGAAGTCGTGGCACTCGGCCAGGAGATGGCCCGGGATGCACTCCGGGTCTCGAAGGGCGAGCTCAGCGATGACGCGTTCAACGCGAAGTATCGGACGAAAGTCAGGCAGGTCTTCGGCAGCGACGCGGCCGAGTTCGGACCGAACGAGTCAGACGGGACGTGA
- a CDS encoding 4Fe-4S ferredoxin N-terminal domain-containing protein, which translates to MNTQTDPPGTDPTDDTAFELNQDEATKILEGSDFDTELGRELARDAIAVANGDLDEATFHDRHHEAVLDEFGVDERPTGDGQ; encoded by the coding sequence ATGAATACACAAACCGATCCACCGGGAACCGATCCCACAGACGACACCGCGTTCGAGTTGAACCAGGACGAAGCGACGAAGATCCTCGAGGGGAGTGATTTCGACACGGAACTGGGCCGCGAACTGGCCCGGGACGCGATCGCAGTCGCGAACGGTGACCTGGACGAAGCGACCTTCCACGACCGCCATCACGAGGCCGTCCTCGACGAGTTCGGCGTCGACGAGCGACCGACAGGTGATGGGCAATGA
- a CDS encoding molybdopterin-dependent oxidoreductase yields the protein MSENPAETNVSRRTVLRSTGAAAAALGIGGGGLVSLSEAGDDESGVFTDYVGEDEVIPNSCAPNCRGRCPIEVHVRDGRVQKTEPGIPENREYKRGCTLGLSHAQRIYNPTRLKYPMKRTGWSADDPNVDGRGEDAEFERISWDEALTIMADQMEAAKAEYGSESVYFESGSGDYGTASDHQARLASLFGGTRMDWSIDINVGQGFRRVGGAGWFNVPTNQASDLKNANTIIAWGGDIFASRLQQDSSKMLDAIENGGKLVVVDPVYTGTAAKADLWLPVKPGKDVHLALGMIHHIFENELYDAAFLRKRTLGPALVGPDGTLLKAADVVPGSDEDKPVAYNTETERVEILEPETEGAYALTGEFSVGGTTGRVALDALEEEAANYVPEDIEETVGVEAGNIRKAAEWLATRGPGGVVPGLGVDRYKYGHIFGQAYAVLVALTGDYGRSGSFQGGYFNGAAADFGDYSAPEGSPGYEFIRQTKILTGMESGDPFQIKVMFAQESNFVANQLPDRQRWLEAVKNLDLIAVSDMHHTPTTQHADLILPAAHWFEKVGATSPSTHPHVMYREKAHDPLWEARSDFWINSRLARKLGFGEYFHDTKPEELESMLEADEHVDYETLKSQGTVEKPVPVVKYTGEFNTDSGRLEIYDEDAPSEEGISLEVPRPVESRTAEDWEGADEYPLTFMQKHSKWRIHSQFEYQPWLRELNPEPQLDINPKDAAERGIEHGQYVRVHNERGEMVVRAKVNDAIQPGLVNTDQGWYTDDFVRGHHNDLTHTDVSPVTGNFAFYDVRVEVEPAPDDIETNMYTENPTGVPERTGDRQ from the coding sequence ATGAGCGAGAATCCCGCCGAGACGAACGTCTCGCGGCGGACCGTCCTCCGTTCGACGGGGGCGGCTGCCGCGGCGCTCGGTATCGGCGGTGGCGGACTCGTCTCCCTGAGTGAGGCGGGCGACGACGAATCTGGTGTCTTCACCGATTACGTCGGCGAGGACGAGGTCATCCCGAACTCCTGTGCCCCGAACTGCCGGGGTCGCTGCCCGATCGAGGTCCACGTCAGGGACGGTCGCGTGCAGAAGACGGAGCCGGGGATTCCGGAGAACCGGGAGTACAAACGCGGGTGCACGCTCGGGCTCTCACATGCCCAGCGCATCTACAACCCGACCCGGCTCAAGTATCCGATGAAACGCACCGGCTGGTCCGCTGACGACCCGAACGTCGACGGGCGGGGTGAGGACGCCGAGTTCGAGCGTATCTCCTGGGACGAGGCACTCACCATTATGGCAGACCAGATGGAGGCTGCCAAAGCGGAGTACGGCTCCGAAAGTGTCTATTTCGAGTCCGGCTCCGGTGACTACGGGACCGCCAGTGACCACCAGGCCCGACTCGCCTCGCTTTTCGGTGGGACACGGATGGACTGGTCCATCGACATCAACGTCGGACAGGGCTTCCGACGGGTCGGCGGCGCTGGGTGGTTCAACGTGCCGACCAACCAGGCCTCCGATCTGAAGAACGCCAATACGATCATCGCCTGGGGTGGGGACATCTTCGCGAGTCGGCTCCAGCAGGACTCCTCGAAGATGCTGGACGCCATCGAGAACGGCGGCAAACTGGTCGTCGTCGACCCCGTCTACACCGGGACGGCCGCAAAAGCCGACCTGTGGCTCCCGGTCAAGCCGGGCAAAGACGTTCACCTGGCCCTCGGGATGATTCACCACATCTTCGAGAACGAGCTCTACGACGCGGCCTTCCTCCGCAAGCGCACGCTCGGACCCGCACTCGTGGGTCCCGACGGCACCCTGCTGAAAGCCGCCGACGTCGTCCCGGGCAGTGACGAGGACAAGCCAGTCGCCTACAACACGGAAACCGAGCGTGTCGAAATTCTGGAGCCCGAGACCGAGGGCGCCTATGCACTCACCGGCGAGTTCTCGGTCGGCGGGACGACCGGCCGAGTCGCGCTCGACGCACTCGAAGAAGAGGCGGCGAACTACGTCCCGGAGGACATCGAAGAGACGGTCGGCGTCGAGGCCGGAAACATCCGCAAAGCTGCCGAATGGCTCGCGACCCGCGGGCCTGGCGGGGTCGTTCCTGGTCTCGGCGTGGACCGATACAAGTACGGCCACATCTTCGGCCAGGCGTACGCGGTCCTCGTCGCGCTGACCGGGGACTACGGTCGCAGCGGCTCGTTCCAGGGCGGTTATTTCAACGGTGCCGCCGCGGACTTCGGCGATTACAGCGCACCGGAGGGCAGTCCCGGCTACGAGTTCATCCGCCAGACGAAGATCCTCACGGGGATGGAATCGGGTGATCCGTTCCAGATCAAGGTCATGTTCGCCCAGGAGTCGAACTTCGTCGCGAACCAGCTCCCGGACAGACAGCGGTGGCTCGAGGCCGTCAAGAATCTCGACCTCATCGCAGTTTCGGACATGCACCACACGCCGACGACCCAGCACGCGGACCTCATCCTGCCCGCGGCCCACTGGTTCGAGAAGGTGGGCGCGACGTCACCGAGCACGCATCCCCACGTCATGTACCGTGAGAAGGCTCACGACCCACTCTGGGAGGCGCGCTCTGACTTCTGGATCAACAGCCGGCTGGCGAGGAAACTCGGGTTCGGCGAGTACTTCCACGACACGAAGCCCGAGGAACTCGAATCGATGCTCGAAGCCGACGAACACGTCGATTACGAGACGCTCAAGTCCCAGGGCACGGTCGAAAAGCCGGTCCCCGTGGTGAAGTACACCGGCGAGTTCAACACGGACTCCGGCCGACTCGAGATCTACGACGAGGACGCCCCCAGTGAGGAAGGTATCTCCCTGGAGGTCCCCCGGCCCGTGGAGAGTCGGACGGCAGAAGACTGGGAGGGGGCGGACGAGTACCCGCTCACCTTCATGCAGAAACACTCGAAGTGGCGCATTCACTCCCAGTTCGAGTACCAGCCCTGGCTCCGGGAGCTCAACCCGGAACCCCAGCTGGACATCAACCCGAAAGACGCCGCCGAGCGCGGCATCGAACACGGGCAGTATGTCCGTGTTCACAACGAACGCGGCGAGATGGTCGTCCGGGCGAAGGTCAACGATGCCATCCAGCCAGGTCTGGTGAACACCGACCAGGGCTGGTACACCGACGACTTCGTTCGGGGCCACCACAACGACCTCACGCACACGGACGTGAGTCCCGTTACCGGGAACTTCGCGTTCTACGACGTCCGCGTCGAGGTCGAACCGGCACCGGATGACATCGAGACGAACATGTACACCGAGAATCCGACGGGAGTCCCCGAACGCACGGGTGATCGCCAATGA
- the dsrO gene encoding sulfate reduction electron transfer complex DsrMKJOP subunit DsrO, producing MTRYGLVIDQERCIGCQACAVTCKQENNVGLGQFWNRVLTEGGDHLDTPEGGYPEHGQDGTLSMNYQPTACQHCENAPCVKVCPVNATYTREDGIVEIDYDKCIGCRYCMAACPYNARVFNWDEPEHVPKEGTGDVEPRPQGVVEKCTFCSHRVEEGLDPACVVNCPSDARIFGDLEDPNSTVSKYIKKYDTHRLLEDRETDPGTYYIKGEMSPGRPQISDKMESELSPAEREEAGLRPTPHVPESAAGGDD from the coding sequence ATGACACGATACGGACTGGTCATCGACCAGGAGCGCTGCATCGGCTGCCAGGCCTGTGCAGTGACCTGCAAGCAAGAGAACAACGTCGGCCTCGGCCAGTTCTGGAACCGGGTTCTCACCGAAGGTGGGGACCACCTGGACACGCCGGAAGGGGGCTACCCGGAGCACGGTCAGGATGGCACCCTCAGCATGAATTACCAGCCGACGGCGTGCCAGCACTGTGAGAACGCCCCCTGTGTCAAGGTCTGTCCGGTCAACGCGACGTACACGCGTGAGGACGGAATCGTCGAGATCGACTACGACAAGTGTATCGGCTGTCGCTACTGCATGGCGGCCTGCCCGTACAACGCACGGGTCTTCAACTGGGACGAACCGGAACACGTCCCCAAAGAGGGGACCGGAGACGTCGAGCCCCGTCCGCAGGGAGTCGTCGAGAAGTGTACGTTCTGTTCCCACCGCGTCGAGGAAGGCCTCGATCCGGCCTGTGTCGTCAACTGTCCCTCCGACGCACGGATCTTCGGGGACCTGGAGGACCCCAACAGCACCGTCTCGAAGTACATCAAGAAGTACGACACCCACCGACTTCTGGAGGACCGGGAGACCGACCCAGGCACGTACTACATCAAAGGCGAGATGAGTCCGGGTCGCCCCCAGATCTCGGACAAGATGGAGTCGGAACTGAGCCCGGCCGAACGCGAAGAAGCCGGTCTCAGACCCACCCCGCACGTGCCGGAATCGGCCGCTGGAGGTGACGACTGA
- the nrfD gene encoding NrfD/PsrC family molybdoenzyme membrane anchor subunit, translating into MAADTSADRGGILAVDSFGTLGKVWLGFLGLLILGGAVAWFQQIQLGLAATGMRNVFSWGLYIMLFVLFVGLSAGGLIISSAPKFFHSDKYESLARFGVLLSLGCIAVAGLMILPDLGRPGRIYQFITSPDFRSPMVWDFAIVLLYGLFNVGYLWLLTRRDLAARGSSLALGVKDTIAGRKRDRKLAFWSAAFALPLAVMLHSVTGWIFATQMGRGDWFSPLVAPTFIAKALVSGLGLLLVAAIAADRLTNFEFDAELRTRLGKFLGVFLAIHVVYLLAAERLPHAWASNFEFWAITSGFLIGNTSYFWLWTVVGGAIPIALLAIPSLRKQAWAVFVAGGLAVFGVVFEGVRLIFVGYESVNISLAPGVSVGDYGGLGSTIWAVTGVYTPTLIEIVVSVGLMALGALIVTLGLRIVPVQSKSVSEPTMTDGGVEK; encoded by the coding sequence ATGGCCGCTGACACCAGCGCCGACCGGGGCGGCATCCTCGCCGTCGATAGCTTCGGCACGCTTGGCAAGGTCTGGCTCGGATTCCTCGGGCTGCTGATCCTCGGTGGCGCAGTGGCCTGGTTCCAGCAGATCCAGCTGGGCCTGGCAGCCACCGGCATGCGAAACGTGTTCTCCTGGGGGCTGTACATTATGCTGTTCGTGCTCTTTGTCGGCCTCTCTGCGGGCGGGTTGATCATCTCCAGCGCGCCGAAGTTCTTCCACTCCGATAAGTACGAGAGTCTGGCGCGGTTCGGCGTACTGTTGAGCCTGGGCTGTATCGCAGTGGCCGGATTGATGATCCTCCCCGACCTCGGTCGGCCGGGCCGGATCTACCAGTTCATCACGTCGCCGGACTTCCGGTCGCCGATGGTCTGGGACTTCGCGATCGTCCTCCTGTACGGCCTGTTCAACGTCGGGTACCTGTGGCTTTTGACCCGGCGTGACCTCGCAGCGCGGGGTTCATCGCTGGCACTGGGTGTCAAAGATACCATCGCCGGGCGCAAGCGCGATCGAAAGCTGGCGTTCTGGAGCGCGGCGTTCGCGTTGCCCCTTGCGGTGATGCTGCACTCGGTCACGGGCTGGATCTTCGCGACCCAGATGGGTCGTGGCGACTGGTTCAGTCCGCTCGTCGCGCCGACCTTCATCGCGAAAGCCCTCGTTTCCGGGCTCGGCCTGCTCCTCGTGGCTGCAATCGCTGCGGATCGGCTCACGAACTTCGAGTTCGACGCGGAGCTCCGAACCCGGCTGGGCAAGTTCCTCGGCGTGTTTCTCGCGATCCACGTCGTCTACCTGCTGGCGGCCGAGCGGCTCCCCCACGCGTGGGCCTCGAACTTCGAGTTCTGGGCCATCACGAGCGGGTTCCTGATCGGCAACACGTCCTACTTCTGGCTCTGGACAGTCGTCGGCGGCGCGATCCCCATCGCCCTGCTGGCGATCCCGTCACTGCGAAAGCAGGCCTGGGCCGTGTTCGTGGCTGGGGGCCTCGCCGTATTTGGCGTGGTCTTCGAAGGTGTCCGCTTGATCTTCGTGGGCTATGAGAGCGTGAACATCTCGCTCGCACCCGGTGTGTCCGTCGGTGACTACGGTGGCCTGGGCTCGACCATCTGGGCAGTTACTGGCGTGTACACGCCGACGCTGATCGAAATCGTCGTGTCAGTCGGGTTGATGGCACTCGGCGCGCTCATCGTGACACTTGGGCTCAGGATCGTTCCGGTCCAGTCAAAATCCGTGAGCGAGCCGACCATGACAGATGGCGGGGTCGAGAAGTGA
- a CDS encoding molecular chaperone TorD family protein has protein sequence MAATSPPSDPTSTPVDEQYAVLAACWRHPDEGVMDAIDAGLFADELPERPTQQALSVEYSRLFDGPGDHPCPPYESVHRDAEPDQEFGLVMGASTGSVEEYYAAYGLTADAYSELPDHVAVELEFAGLLSAQDEAAFEDFAEEHLRTWLPSFTERVEEATREPFYAAVASATRELIRADSD, from the coding sequence ATGGCCGCCACGTCACCACCCTCGGACCCAACGTCGACGCCGGTCGACGAACAGTACGCCGTGCTCGCAGCCTGCTGGCGACATCCCGACGAGGGTGTCATGGATGCGATCGACGCAGGCCTGTTTGCGGACGAACTCCCCGAGCGGCCGACACAGCAGGCCCTCTCGGTCGAGTACTCTCGACTGTTCGATGGGCCGGGGGACCACCCATGTCCCCCCTACGAGAGTGTCCACCGGGACGCCGAACCGGATCAAGAGTTCGGCCTGGTGATGGGGGCCTCCACGGGTTCGGTCGAGGAGTACTACGCGGCGTACGGTCTGACCGCGGACGCCTACTCCGAGTTGCCTGACCACGTCGCAGTCGAACTGGAGTTCGCCGGACTCCTGAGCGCCCAGGACGAGGCAGCTTTCGAAGACTTCGCCGAGGAGCATCTACGGACCTGGCTGCCGTCGTTCACGGAACGCGTCGAGGAAGCGACCCGAGAGCCGTTTTACGCCGCGGTTGCGTCGGCGACTCGGGAGTTGATCAGGGCCGACTCCGACTGA
- a CDS encoding ABC transporter ATP-binding protein — translation MTVIELSGLSKTFGDVQALRGVDLHVEDGEIFGFLGPNGAGKSTTIDILLDFVRPSTGSATVLGMDAQSDSFAVRQRTGVLPDAYHVYDRLTGREHVQFAIESKGADDDPEAVLSRVGILESADRSAGDYSKGMRQRLVLAMALVGSPDLLVLDEPTTGLDPKGAREMREIIRAERARGATVFFSSHILEQVEAVCDRVAILDEGKIVTVDTIAGLRQALGSDGQLNITVDTVPEDISSALETLDGVRGVDIDGRTIMVRSTNRSKVAIIDAIERSGAQIIDFTTSEASLEDLFIAYTGEGRTKGMDSADAQAGKPGDSRSSEVTE, via the coding sequence ATGACTGTTATCGAGCTCTCCGGACTCTCCAAAACGTTTGGCGATGTCCAGGCCCTGCGGGGCGTGGACCTCCACGTCGAGGACGGAGAGATATTCGGTTTTCTCGGACCGAACGGCGCTGGCAAGTCGACGACGATCGACATCCTCCTGGACTTCGTCCGGCCGTCCACCGGTTCTGCAACCGTCCTCGGGATGGACGCACAGTCAGACAGTTTCGCCGTCCGACAGCGCACCGGTGTGCTACCGGACGCCTACCACGTTTACGATAGATTGACCGGTCGCGAGCACGTTCAGTTCGCGATCGAATCGAAGGGCGCCGACGACGATCCGGAGGCGGTGCTCTCCCGAGTCGGCATCCTCGAGTCAGCCGATCGATCAGCCGGGGACTACTCGAAAGGGATGCGCCAGCGGCTGGTGCTCGCGATGGCGTTGGTCGGAAGTCCGGACCTCCTGGTTTTGGACGAGCCCACGACCGGCCTCGACCCGAAGGGTGCCCGCGAGATGCGAGAGATCATCCGCGCAGAACGCGCTCGCGGGGCGACCGTGTTCTTCTCGAGTCACATTTTGGAGCAGGTCGAGGCCGTGTGTGACCGCGTGGCCATTCTGGACGAGGGAAAGATCGTCACCGTCGACACCATCGCCGGACTTCGGCAGGCCCTCGGCAGCGACGGACAGCTCAACATCACCGTGGACACCGTCCCCGAGGACATCAGTTCGGCCCTTGAAACACTCGACGGGGTACGGGGGGTCGACATCGACGGGCGGACCATCATGGTGCGCTCGACGAACAGGAGCAAGGTCGCCATCATCGACGCCATCGAACGATCAGGGGCACAGATCATCGACTTTACCACCAGCGAGGCGTCACTCGAGGACCTCTTCATCGCCTATACCGGGGAGGGGCGCACTAAGGGGATGGATTCGGCGGACGCCCAGGCAGGGAAGCCGGGTGATAGTCGGAGCTCGGAGGTGACAGAATGA
- a CDS encoding ABC transporter permease subunit — translation MSVIAVAKKDFADARRSKALQGLAILFVVMGVGGTYLYTLLPTMDPELGPVSPEGLYVFLGQISALFIAISAVVLSYKAIAGESESGSVKLLLGLPHTRRDVFLGKVIGRSSVMFLALLVGLLATFGVATALLEGASAVGFAGFLVVTMVFGLVYVTLMVSISASTASTSRAATLGIGLFVVLELMWDVVVFGVAFVANGFTVPAGGPTSTWVLALSGFAPTVAYDSAVTWVVGFLAGQPPTVPFFRELWFALLVFAFWALLPGLFGYSRYRRADL, via the coding sequence ATGAGTGTGATAGCAGTGGCCAAGAAGGACTTCGCGGATGCGCGGCGGTCAAAAGCCCTCCAGGGACTGGCCATTCTGTTTGTAGTGATGGGCGTGGGCGGGACCTACCTCTACACGTTGCTCCCGACGATGGACCCCGAATTGGGGCCGGTCTCGCCCGAGGGGCTCTATGTTTTCCTCGGCCAGATTAGTGCACTGTTCATCGCTATCTCCGCGGTCGTGTTGAGCTACAAGGCCATCGCTGGCGAGTCCGAAAGCGGCAGCGTGAAGCTCCTGCTGGGACTGCCCCATACCCGCAGGGACGTCTTCCTCGGCAAGGTCATCGGGCGTTCGAGCGTGATGTTTCTCGCGCTTTTGGTCGGGCTACTGGCGACCTTCGGCGTCGCCACCGCACTTCTCGAAGGAGCCTCCGCGGTCGGATTTGCCGGATTCCTCGTGGTGACGATGGTCTTTGGTCTGGTGTATGTCACGCTGATGGTATCGATATCTGCGTCGACGGCCTCGACGAGCCGGGCCGCGACCCTGGGAATCGGGCTGTTCGTGGTCCTGGAACTCATGTGGGATGTCGTGGTCTTCGGGGTCGCCTTCGTCGCGAACGGGTTCACCGTTCCAGCAGGGGGCCCAACGTCAACCTGGGTCTTGGCCCTGAGCGGGTTTGCGCCGACAGTGGCCTACGACAGTGCCGTCACCTGGGTGGTCGGATTCCTCGCCGGTCAACCCCCGACAGTACCGTTTTTCCGGGAACTCTGGTTCGCGCTACTCGTCTTTGCGTTCTGGGCGCTGCTTCCAGGACTGTTTGGGTACAGTCGGTATCGCAGGGCGGATTTGTAA
- a CDS encoding type II CAAX endopeptidase family protein yields MKGNVTTGQTSKPRTVIEVLGLTLATFIVAIIAGIVFIVPMVALGYDIQTTYVLVGATAASQIAMFGLGYAYLRYRDLTVSIMTPNRFEVGYVIGGVLAALITAVALSALLVTFDLLPGSVISETATTNPTYLLGLAALSVLIVAPVEEFVFRGVIQRRLRNQFGPVPAIIGASLLFGSMHLVNYTGNPVPIIAGALLISSIGAIFGAVYERTGNLFVPVLVHAIYNVILLVTSYLATTSL; encoded by the coding sequence ATGAAAGGAAACGTCACAACAGGTCAAACCTCAAAACCCCGCACCGTGATCGAAGTACTGGGATTAACTCTCGCCACGTTCATTGTTGCGATAATCGCGGGGATTGTGTTCATCGTCCCGATGGTGGCACTCGGATACGACATACAAACGACTTATGTGCTGGTCGGGGCAACAGCTGCCAGTCAAATCGCGATGTTCGGTCTCGGCTACGCCTACCTCCGCTATCGAGACCTTACGGTATCAATTATGACGCCGAACCGCTTTGAGGTTGGCTATGTCATTGGTGGTGTTCTTGCTGCACTCATCACAGCAGTGGCGCTGTCTGCCCTGTTAGTGACATTCGATCTCCTTCCTGGCTCGGTGATCAGTGAGACAGCAACGACGAATCCAACATACCTCCTTGGACTCGCTGCACTCTCAGTCCTCATCGTCGCCCCGGTTGAGGAATTCGTGTTTCGAGGTGTCATTCAACGACGGCTCCGAAACCAGTTCGGACCGGTACCAGCGATAATCGGTGCAAGTCTGTTGTTCGGGTCAATGCATCTAGTGAATTACACCGGGAACCCCGTGCCAATCATCGCAGGGGCGCTTCTAATTTCATCCATCGGTGCGATCTTCGGGGCTGTGTACGAACGCACGGGGAATCTTTTCGTTCCGGTGTTGGTCCACGCAATCTATAACGTCATTCTCTTAGTGACCAGTTACCTGGCAACGACAAGCCTCTGA
- a CDS encoding cob(I)yrinic acid a,c-diamide adenosyltransferase, which yields MTVYTGRGDEGQTDLFDGSRVAKTNLRVQAYGTVDELNALVGMVRPTGYADIDERLEAVQNQLHILQAVLANPETGGEPAIDDSHVQTLESWIDDIEAELEPQQEFILPGGGTAGSRLHHARTVCRRAERQVMALTEAEDVEQAPLVYLNRLSDLLFVTARQANKRDGVDEVHPTY from the coding sequence ATGACGGTCTACACCGGGCGGGGTGATGAGGGGCAAACCGATCTCTTCGACGGGTCACGGGTGGCAAAGACCAATTTGCGGGTGCAAGCCTACGGGACGGTCGACGAACTCAACGCCCTGGTCGGGATGGTTCGCCCAACCGGTTACGCTGATATCGACGAGCGGCTGGAAGCGGTACAGAACCAGCTACACATTCTGCAGGCCGTGCTCGCGAACCCCGAAACAGGAGGCGAACCGGCGATCGACGATTCGCACGTCCAGACATTGGAGTCGTGGATCGACGACATCGAAGCGGAACTCGAGCCCCAGCAGGAGTTCATTCTCCCCGGGGGCGGAACGGCCGGATCGCGGTTGCACCACGCCAGGACAGTCTGTCGACGGGCTGAACGGCAGGTTATGGCTTTGACCGAGGCCGAGGACGTCGAACAGGCACCGCTCGTGTACCTCAACCGACTTTCGGATCTGCTCTTCGTGACGGCGCGGCAGGCGAACAAGCGGGACGGCGTGGACGAGGTCCACCCCACGTATTGA
- a CDS encoding glutaredoxin family protein, with amino-acid sequence MTITLYALDGCPACERVMETLDANEIEYEIHWVDALFSERDEVKAVSEQRGVPVLEDDDRSVVMANTDRIIEYVETTLA; translated from the coding sequence ATGACGATCACGCTATACGCACTCGACGGCTGTCCCGCCTGTGAACGGGTCATGGAGACCCTCGACGCAAACGAGATCGAGTACGAGATCCACTGGGTCGACGCGCTGTTCTCCGAACGGGACGAGGTCAAGGCGGTGAGTGAGCAGCGCGGGGTCCCTGTACTCGAGGACGACGACCGCTCGGTCGTCATGGCCAACACGGACCGGATCATCGAGTACGTCGAGACGACGCTTGCATGA
- a CDS encoding helix-turn-helix domain-containing protein has protein sequence MSERGIPVACEGEDWCPIQATAIFFCKKWHPVVVHRLLVHGPLGFNALQAEAGGISSKVLSDTLDELETYGIVERNVVSEKPVRVEYAPTDRGAALEPMLQAMREWGEEHLLEPDDADDPVEP, from the coding sequence ATGAGCGAGCGCGGGATTCCCGTCGCGTGTGAGGGCGAGGACTGGTGTCCGATCCAGGCGACCGCCATCTTCTTCTGCAAGAAGTGGCACCCGGTCGTCGTCCATCGGCTGCTGGTCCACGGCCCGCTGGGGTTCAACGCACTCCAGGCCGAAGCCGGCGGGATCTCGAGCAAGGTACTCTCCGATACACTCGATGAACTAGAGACCTATGGCATCGTCGAGCGGAACGTCGTCTCGGAGAAACCCGTCCGGGTCGAGTACGCACCGACCGACCGCGGGGCGGCACTCGAACCGATGTTACAAGCGATGCGTGAGTGGGGCGAAGAACACCTTCTAGAGCCCGACGACGCGGACGACCCGGTGGAGCCCTAG